A segment of the Corylus avellana chromosome ca2, CavTom2PMs-1.0 genome:
CCCGCGCAGAAACCGTCGGCACCATCACCTCCCGCGAGCTCAAACCCGGAAAGTTCCTCAAATTCGCCATCGACGACGGCACCGGATGTGTCAGCTGCGTCCTCTGGCTCAACCACTTCTCGTCCCCCTACTTCGCTCGGCGTAGCCCGCCAGATGTTCGACTTATTGCCGAAGCGGCGAATCGCTTCGCGGCGGAGATTAGGCTCGGGGCGGCGGCCCGAGTGCGCGGGAGGATCACCAGTTACCGGGGGGCGGTGCAGATCACGGTGTCGGATGTGGTGGTCGAGAGAGACCCAAATGCGGAGACCTTACATTGGTTGCACTGTATTAGTTTGGCTCGCAAGTGTTACGATGTTGGGACTCCAAACAAGTAGTAGTAGTCGCTGTGTTGGTTGAAAGAATTCAATCAATGTGTTCTTGAATTTGGTGAAATGGGTTTTGGTTTTGAATTCGATTCCTGCAATTGTGCGAATGAATTCTTAAAGAATTTTGAATTGGGATCGATTTTGAGCTTTGAATGCTCGAGCCAATTCATGATTATTCTAAGCACAAAAAGGCTGAAATATAATGGAAGGAAATCGTAAAAATTGGAGAAGTTAAAGATTATGGGGCATTCATTTTCTAAATTCTCTGCATTCTTATTGCAGATTATGTAGGTCTAGAATTCTATATATGTTCAacttgcttatatatatatatatacttttgaaaAGTTACATTAAATATTCTTAgtttaaaaaatcaatctataaatataaatgcaaagCATATACCTATGATACAGTAAGGCATAAATACTTCAACTCTGACATAGCGTGTAATTCTataaaattaactaattaagggtaAGTTACACTTTCTCGCTGAATAATCACCACATTTGTATTCATACTTCTAAATTTTGACTCATTGCTACTTACTTCTACGATACGAACTATCATTTTGTTCCGAGTTTCACTCTATGGTAAATTACACTTTGTCTCCATCCCAATTTACCACCTCATTTTCACTTACATCTCTAAATTTTGGCTCAATGCAATTCACTCCATGCATGTGATGTGTTTACCATTCACATTTATTGGTTCAATCTAACTCGGGGAATAATTTTCGAACGAAATGGTAGTTTATAGGGATGAGTTATAGTGAGCCAAAGTTTAAAGGTATGAATGCaaataggggtgggcaaattattCAATTACCGCCTACCGACTCTACCGACTTCCGGCTGTcggtaataaaaaaaaaaaaattataccgaCGTTAGTAACCGAACTGAAAATGACTTAACTAAAACATTAACCACCGAAGTATGGTAGGGCAGCGTCCTAGCAATATTAATTggttttcatttaattttatctaTATTAGTGACAATTTGTAATAATTTAAGATAATGAATATGGggcaaggcttaggtgcggtagttttgaactaccgcaccatgctgtagtccaaaactgcaccaaacggtgcagttttgggcaataaacaaatagttcttttaaagaaaaagaaaaagaaaaatatttaaaaactaaaagtattaaaaaaatagaagagaaaaaaaaaatgaaaggggtggagccaccccttggccaaaatgaaaaatatttttaattattagttttttatattttttaattcttaaataattgtttgttatattttaaaaaaaacctatttttttccagcccaaaactgcaccgtttggttcagttttaaatttttccttctcaaaactgcaccaaacggtgcagttttggactactgcatggtgcggtagttttgcactaccgcacctaagccttgccCATGAATATGTTAAGGGTGCTTCAAAACATGTCCAATAAACACTTGTTTAGCCCTAAAAAAGCCATTTGGGCCTAAAAACAACCAATTTAGCCTAAAACGggattttattgttttgtatgttcaagattaaacttttgttttagttaaaataaaaaataaaaaaatggtcctctaaaagttaaaaacaatcaatttttggcccatttaaaaatagtattggcccaattaaaaaaagCCCACGGTTAATCgattaactaaaaatttgaaaaatttattcttATCGAAATGAATTCGGTAAATTAATCGATTTAACCGACAATTTCggttaatatttcaaaaatgcTTCTCCTGTTAGTGTTATAACCGATACACACCCCTATATGCAAATGAGGTAATAATTTGGTAGGGGGCAAAGTATAATTTatccttaaaattaaatatatattttgatgaacGAATGAAGTGATGTTACGTGGTTAGCTATTTGACACCATAGTTccacacaattttttttcttctttttctttgaaccTTCGCTCCAAACTATATCAATCAATTCAATCCACAAATGGAACAACAATTTGCTACAAATTGCTATACCCTATTCATACCaactcatctaataaagtgacatgtgtcccataactattaaaaaatacgTGAGAAGcacatattaaaaaaagggttaagtacttttttagtacctcggtttgcacttttttatttttttccctctaggTTTCCACAACAGTCAAATTAGGTACCTCACCtatggaaaaatacaaaatcgaTACCTCATTAAGTTTCAGTTAGAGAAAATTAACGACATGCCACGTGTCATTCCCAAAAAATGCCACgtgtcttaaaaaaattaaaaaaaattgaaaattgaaaattctatgggatggccggccaccccattttggccaatgggggtggcccTTGCAGtccctttgggggtggccgaaccacccccaagggccctTGGGGGCCAAAAtggaaattttcaattttcaatttgttttgttttttgtttttttttttttttgtagatttagtttattattattattatttttaattttttaggacacgtggcatattttGGGAGTGGCACGTGGCAGATCGTTAATTTTCTCTAATGGAAACTTAATGAGGTATCGATTTTGTATTTCCCCATAggtgaggtactagatttgaCTGTTTTGGAAACCtagggggaaaaataaaaaagtgcaatccgaggtactaaaaaagtacttaaccattaaaaaaaaatgtgtttctcacatattaatggacatatgtcactttattagatgggtttgtatgaatttactacaaactagtttgtagcaaatttatGTCCCCACATATATACCCATgagaaaaaaaggataaagaagAATGATTATGTGCCAACTAAGATATCAAATATGATGTGCCATATTTGATTAGTTCctcaaaatatatcaatttacTTCAAATTAtatgatgtgatatatatatataatgaaccAGATGTAATCAGATCTAACCCCATAGAAGTTAATTACAAtccatcttttattttaagGCAAATTTTACAAAACCTCATGAATTTcctgtattgttgtttttctgttttgtatttcctttgagttctCCTGTAATTGGTTTtctttgctgtaatttcttttcctgcattagttttattgttccctttatttccctgtatggttttatttatgcttgtaataaggctctctcCTCCTACTTTGTTGCGCTCGGTTGTTGCCcgttattactggtccaaacccttgggttgtggatgtgaactttatcctggctttcgagtcgaggaggatgagtatcggcttgggggttttgctctcaaggtcgaggaataagtatcggcttagGGTTTTGCTTTCAAGGACGAGGAATAAGTATCAGCTttggggttttgctctcaaggccgaagaatgagcgctacctatgcattagatggtgtctgtttgatgcagatctaaGTTTTAAATCTGATagttagtcataggttagcggatgctgtgttttggttgatttggtttgttgttgatgactgtatctttagcttcggctatgatttacttcagagctttttgttctgtttgtaagagttttaggctcacaacttttatcaatgaatgagtatgatatgtttcaaaaaaaaaaaaaaatttacaaaacctCATGAATTTCTACATGTTTTGTCATTACTcctcattgttcaaaaactctcaatttaaggtattaaactttcaagtttttgcaatgtccccatttccttaggattttctgttaaatcttgtcaaaattctcaaaatacccatttttattgtatataaaaaaaaaaaaaaaattgtaaatattcaAGAGTTTGTCaagatttaacggaatttgCGAAAAGTTACGCCTAAATTTTtgcaaaaacaaagaatatatatatatatatatatatatatatatatatatatatatatatatatatatataggggtgttttaggaattttgacaagatttaattgaaaatgaaagttcgataccctaaattgagagtttttgaacattaagaGAGTACTTTCAAAACATGTACAAATTCAAGAAGGTTTGTTAAGtttcccctttattttattagcATTATACTtggggcctttttttttttttttttttataactttggGCCTGCTTTGAGTAAGCATTTTAGGGgattaaaaatgcgtttaatattcaaaaagtccgtatgaagaaaaaaaaataattgtttggtaaaaaaaaaaatgaaagcacatttaaagttccaaaaaaaaaaaaaaaaaaaaaaaaagctaaaaagcacttttgacaaatttgttttgccaaaaaacactttttgacttaaaaactttatttttttaaacataatccAAACATGTACTCCTTAAACGTGCCATCCAAAATTTGTGGTCCTAAAAGAAATGATCCATGTATTGGTACGATGATGgtagagagaaaatgaaaaatattttgagaaactttaaataatatttgaaagtttctaaaaaataacagatattttaacaaaaaatagcCTTACcacactttttattattttagcgactcacttttttagagcacctcactattttaacaatccacttttactattctatttaaatattcttttttaaagatttgtttattctttttttaactattaaataaaaagagagaatgaaaagcaaaaaggaaaagagagaaatgaattgtttaatcaataggtgattgaatagtaattttaaatttggtgagtacTGTTCATTTCACTACTTtgttttgttaaagtagtgaggctGAAAAGTGGACATTTAGGCCATTTTGgttaagggaaatgctaggtgttcttctggTGTCTTCCTaactgtgatatgacttttaaaatcaccaatagattaaaagtcaataacaataacctcaaattcaatgataattttaaaagccacatcacaattggaaaaaaaaaaaggagaacactagaagaataccTAACATTTCCATTTGgttaaattgcctcaccaaaataactaaaaaatagttttgatgaGACTGCAATGATGTAAGCGAGTGCTCTTACATGAATTCTTGGGAACTATTTCGtagaaatagttattcctcaAAATGAGGGATATGCATTCCTcccaaaaatagaagaaaaaattacttaaatCGAGAAATAGCACACAAAAGCCCTCAATCGAGAAAATAGTTACTCTcatatagagtaatgctataagttttcttagagtttttcaatagttatcctaaatgtgatgtggcttttaaaatcaccattagatcaaaagtcaacaaatcacatcacatttggaataATTCTAAGAAgactctaaaaagacttatagcattactcttatgtATAATAACTCGCACCAAATTAGGATTAAGGACATCCTAAAATGCTTAAAGTGGTAGTTTAAGACAATTTGAACATTTCAAGTCTAAAATATGAACGTGTATGTCATCATGTGCACTATTTTCCATTCATTTTAATGGGAACAACtacaatataaatttttttgcaacaaaataataattttagggTTCAAATATTAGAAATGATAATTTGGGGGTACGAGTAAGAAAGAGCAAagataattacaataataaaaaataaaaaataggggtgTAAATCCGGTTGGTTATAACCGGCCACCAACTAGTTACCAGCTACCAACCGGTAACTGGTCAATTGCTTTTAAAAATGGTTGGAAATAACCAGTAACCAACCATACCGGTCCGGTTATCgatttttgcatttatatacaCCCGATAACCGggtgtatatattaatatatttatttttttaaaaaaagtaaaacgacgtcatttactttaggttttttctttctttttattttattttattttatattttattttttttatgcacAATCACAACGAAGCCTAGCTTATTGGGTCAAAAAAgttctaattgttttttaaaaataggcCAAAAAAAGGCTAAATTAAGCCCCAAAGTAGGCCCAAATACCCAagttttgaaaaacctaattaCTAGTCCAGATAACTAGCTACCAATAGGTAACTGACGGTTATCACATAACTGGACAACCGGCAACCAATTACTGGTTccgatttttaaaattgaccaaCCGACTACACCGATTGAGAATAACCAGTGTATCGGAATAACCCTCTTAGTAGGGCCCTTTGTAAGTCATGTCCTATTATGTTTGCTGTCACTTAAGAAGATTCCTAATAGCCGACATCGTGGTATTACATCAAACAAGGGACCATTTGAGCTAACCGTGACACGAGGTGAAACTTGTACTTATTTTAGGTTTAGTggcattttatttattgatcaTGATGATATTAATAAGTGCTTGTAATGTGGACATCAATAGCAATTAAGACCTTTATTTAATCTctaccaaagaaaaaataattgcaCCCCACTGCTCTTAACTTACTAATGAAGAAGGGGCGTTACACATTAATGTAAGATGGGGTGTTCTGGCTAAGGAAATTACTTCATAGCAGCTCATAAATTTCTTGCATGCAGTAGTTTCAGAAGATGGTGTAGGTTGTTGGTCAATTACTTGCACCCAACTCCACATAGTCACAGTTGATCTACCCAAAGTACACTTTAAGTTTGACTCTCTCAATagtttgctctttttttttcagGGAATTTGGGTGTGGGGGACTGAAGACCGATGCAAAGAAAGGGAGCTTGACACagcccacttt
Coding sequences within it:
- the LOC132172507 gene encoding CST complex subunit STN1-like encodes the protein MDQRHRLYNTHVKLLAFDILSLTQTPSHSSSEPISFSRKGTLLSRAETVGTITSRELKPGKFLKFAIDDGTGCVSCVLWLNHFSSPYFARRSPPDVRLIAEAANRFAAEIRLGAAARVRGRITSYRGAVQITVSDVVVERDPNAETLHWLHCISLARKCYDVGTPNK